The region GCGCCTGAAGGTGATGGAAAAGGAGCAGACGATCGCCTCCATGCAAAGACAGATCGAGGACCTCAAGCGCAAGGCCGAGCAGGGCTCGCAGCAGCTTCAAGGCGAGGTTCTGGAGCTGGAGCTCGAAGAGATGCTCGCCGCGAAATTTCCCCGCGACCTCGTCCAGCCCGTGCCCAAAGGCGAATTCGGCGGCGACGTCCTGCAGCGCGTGGTCGGTCCGGCCGGCCAGCCCTGCGGGACGATCTTGTGGGAGTCGAAACGGACGAAGAACTGGAGCGACTCCTGGCTGCCGAAGCTACGGGAGGACCAGAGGGCCGCCAAGGCGGAGATCGCCGTGATCGTCAGCCAGGCCCTTCCGAAGGACGTCGAGATGTTCGGTTTTGTGGACCAGGTCTGGGTCGCTCATCCCAAGGTCGCCCTCCCGGTCGCTCTCACGCTCCGGCAGACGCTGATCGAGATCGCCTGCGCGCGCCAGGCCTCCGAAGGGCAGCAGACCAAGATGGAGATGGTCTACCGGTATCTCACCGGGCCGCGGTTCCGCCAGCGAATTCAGGCGATCGTCGAGGCGTTCTCCTCGATGCGCGAGGATCTGGATCGCGAGAAAAAAGCCATCACCAGGCAGTGGTCCAAGCGCGAGGAGCAGATCGACCGGGTCATGCAGGCCACGGTCGGCATGTACGGAGACCTGCAGGGGATCGCGGGCAAGACGCTCCAGGAGATCGAGGGGCTCGAGTTCCAGGGTTTGCTGGATTTCGGTAAAGACGAGTGACGCGCGGCGCGGCAACGGCGGTTTTTAAAAAAAAGAACCCCCGTTCCGGAGGTTCTTTCTGCTCGAGTCCGGGCTGGTACGCAGGCGAAATCAAGCCGCCTTCAGCTGCTTGACCTCGCTAGCTCCGACCTCGATCGGGATCTTCCTCCCGGCGAGCTCGGCCGCCGGCATCGAGATTTCCAGGACGCCGTGCTCGTAGCGCGCAGTGATCTTCTCGGCATCGACGCCCTTCGGCAGCGGCAGGCTCCGCTCGAATCGCCCGTAGCCGATCTCCCTGTAGTCGTAGACGGCGCCCTCCATCTCCTGGGCCAGCTTGCGCTCGCCCTTCACCGTGAGCGTCCCCTCGACCACCGAGAGATCAAGGTCCTTGGGATCTACGCCGGGCAGGTCCATCCGGATGATGTACCGCCCGTCCTTCACGCAGGCGTCCGTCGCGGGGCACCAGGTCCGGCTAGGGGACAGGAAATCGCTCCCGAAGGAGGAAAAGAAACGGTCGAAGAGCTCGTCGATATCCCTGTGCCAGCTGGTGAGCTCGTCGAACAGGCCACGCGGGACCAACGCTCTCATGATCTTCACCTCCTTTGCCACGAAATCCGGTGCAAATTTAATCCCGCCGGGCGAACAGTCAAGGGGACTCCCGGTTGCCAAGGGGCTTATTGGCAGGTGGAGAGTCCGCCGAAAGCAGGCCGAGAGCCGGGGGCAACCCGCTCTCGGGGAGAGGGGCCTGCGAGCCACCGGGATACGGTGTCTGCGTTACGAGCTGACCAACATAACTCCCTCCGGGGCCCGCGATGATCATGAGCTGTTGACAGGCGACGGGATATGACGTTGATTTTATGTCGGAGGGCTACCGTCCATGGCAGATGAAAGAAAATGGCTGTCCGTTCCGGCGGATTTCCAGCGGCTCTCGGACGCAGTCGACCGGCTGTTCGACGAGATCATTCACCGGCCATGGGGATTCAGCCGGCCGGTGCCGGTATGGAGCCCGTCGATCGATCTTTCGGAAACCCCGGACGCGTACGTTCTCGAGGTCGATCTGCCCGGAGTCAAGAAGGAAGACGTGAAGGTGGAGCTGGAGGGCAGGGATCTCATATTGCGCGGCGAGCGCTCTTCCGAGCGAACCCAGAGCGGCTACAAGTTCCATTTTCAGGAGCGCTACTCCGGCGCGTTCATGCGCCGGATGACGCTTCCGGATTCCGTCGACAAGGACGCGATCGAGGCCGAATTCAAGGAAGGCGTTCTGCGGGTGACGCTGCCCAAGGTGAAGAAAAGCGGTGGAGGACGCAACCATGGTTGAGGCGGGCCCGGACCCCGCGGATTCCGCCGGCCTTCGAAATGCGGAGCCGCCGCGCGAGCTCACCCCGGAGCAGTTGCGTTTCCGCGTGAAGCTCGACGAGTCGTTCTCGACGACCGAGGACGTCGTGTCGCTCGAGGATTTCGCCGGCCAGAACCGCGCGCTGGCGGCCCTCGAGCTCGGGCTCGGCCTCTCGGGGCGGGGATACAACGTCTTCGTCTCGGGGCTCACGGGCGTGGAGAACCTGCGGGCGCTTCAGGAATGGATCGCCGAGAGGTCGGCGCAGCGCGAGACGCCCGGCGACTGGGTGTACGTCCACAATTTCAAGCACGCCGACGCCCCCCGGGCGATCTACCTCCGCGCCGGCCAGGGATCGGCCCTCAAACGGAAAATGCACGAGCTCGTGCGGACGCTCAGGGAGGAGCTGCCCAAGGCCTTCCGGCAGGAGGCGTTCGACAAGGAAAAAGCGCAGCTCAGGGAGAAGTACAACCGCCGGGCGCAGGAGATCAATGCGGCGTTCGAGCGGCTCGCCCGCGAGAAAGGCTTCGTCGTCCAGGCGGGACCCGGCGGCCAGATCTTTTTCATCCCGATCATCGGCGGCAAGCCGATGGAGAGTCCGGAGGAATTCGCCCGGCTGAGCCCCGCCGAGCAGGAAGAGATCGGGCGCCGGCAGCAGGAGCTTGCCGCGGAAATGGAGCGCTTCGGGCGCCGGCAACAGGAGGTGATACGCGAGCTGGAAGCCGACATCCGGCTCGTGGAGCGGCGTTTCTGCGAGAACCTCCTGGAGCCGCTGTTGCGGGAGATCGAAGCGGCGATGGCCAACGAGGAGGTCGCGACGTATCTCAAGGAGGTCAAAAGCCACATCCTCGATCACCTGGACGATTTCAAGGAAGCCGAGCGGCCGGTGCCGTTCATGCCGTTCGCCGCGCCGCCGCGCGAGCGCGATCCGTTTCTCGAGTACGAGGTCAACGTAGTCGTGGACAACGCCGAAACCCGGGGAGCTCCGGTTCTCGTCGAGACCTCGCCCACGTATCTCAACCTGTTCGGGACCATCGAGCGCGTGGTCGACCGCTTCGGGCGCCTCGTCACCAATTTCACCCGCATCCGCTCCGGTTCGCTGCTCCGCGCCCACGGCGGCTACCTGATCTTCAGCCTCGACGACGCCATCACGGAACCGGCCGTCTGGAAAGTCCTCAAGCGCACCCTCAAGAGCGGGCGCATCGAGATCGAAACGTACGAGCCGTTCGCGCTGTTCTCGACTTCCGGCCTGAAACCGGAGCCGGTGAGCATCGATACCAAGGTCATCGCCGTCGGCAGCTCGTTCCTGTATTACCTCCTGTACACCTATGACGAAGAGTTCCGGGAGACCTTCAAGCTCCGGGCCGATTTCCGCGGCACCATGGAGCTCGAAGAAACCCACCTCCAAACCTACCCGCGCTGGGTGGCCAAGATCTGCCGCGAAGAGAAGCTGCCGCACTTCGACCGCGGCGCCGTGGAGAGGATGATCGAGTTCGGCGCGCGCCGGGCGGAAGACCGCGAGAAGATTTCGGCGGTTTACGCCGAGATCGCCGACGTCGTGCGCGAAGCCGCCTTTTGGGCACGGCAGGAAGGCGCGCGCCTCGTGGCCGCGCGCCACGTCCAGCGGGCGCTCGAAAACCGGGTCTTCCGCTCGAATCGCATCGAAGAAGAGATCCGGGAGCTGATCGCCAAAGGCACGATCCTGATCGACATCGATGGCAAGAAGGTCGGACAGGTCAACGGGTTGTCGGTTCTCGAGCTGGGCGGATACGCTTTCGGCCGCCCGTCGCGCGTGACGGCCAGCGTCGCCATGGGACAGAGCGGGCTGATCAACATCGAGCGCGAGTCCCGGCTGAGCGGCAGCATCCACGACAAGGGAGTGCTGATTCTCGCAGGGTACCTGCGCAACCGCTACGGCCAGGACAAGCCGCTCACCATTTCCGCGAGCATCTGCTTCGAGCAATCCTACGCGGGTGTCGAGGGGGACAGCGCTTCGTCGACCGAGCTTTACGCGCTCCTGTCGCGCCTCGCCAATATCCCGCTGCGCCAGGACATCGCCGTGACGGGCTCGGTCAATCAGTGGGGCCAGGTGCAGGCGATCGGCGGCGTGAACGAAAAAATCGAGGGTTTTTTCGACGTCTGCCGGGTCATGGGCCTCACCGGCAGGCAAGGAGTGATGATCCCCGAGGCCAACTGCCGCAACCTGCTCTTGCGCGCGGACGTCATCGAGGCCGTGGAGCAGGGCCGATTTCACATCTACCCGGTCCGCACCATCGACGAGGGGATCGAGCTGCTCAGCGGCGTACGCGCCGGCATGCCGGACGAGGAGGGCACCTTCAACGGCGAAGTCAATCGCCGGCTGCGGGAGCTGGCGAGCGGCCTGAAGGCGTTCGTCGGCGAAGCCCAGGCGAAAAGCCCGGATAGCGGCCTAGACAACCAGAAGCCGGGCTGACCGGCGTGCTTTTCGCCTTCCGATACGGCCGGCCGGAACCCGAAAAGTTTCACCCATGCGCTTGCTGGCCGGCCGCGTTCAGTCGATGGACGGGAATCTCCAGGTTGCGCAGCACGCGTATGTCGATCGGGCTGCACTCCTGAACTTCGATGCTTTGTTCCTCGAAATTCCCTTCGGTCGCACGGGTAAGAAGGTCGATGACTTCGGCGCGTTCCGGAAGCGAGCTCTTTTCCAGAAAAAGGCTCCGCTTCTTTTTGTCGCCGGCTGCCTTGTTGCGGTAAATCACTTCGAAGATCATCTCCCCTTACCTCTCAGGGAATTGCCCGATCTGGAGAATTGCAAGCGCCCTGCCAGGCCAACTGGCGGAAAACATTGAGTTTTGACCATCCAGAGTGACGTGCCGGGGCACTCGGAGCGGTTGAGTGCCGAAACACGTCATCGGCCGGCCCGGATACCCCGGCCAGGTTGCTGAAAAATCGAGCTTTCCAGATTGCACGCTCTTTGCTCTTCCGGGACAGCATGAAGAAGACCCTCAACTCTGCAATGGCTGACTACCTCGAGATACGAAGGCTCGAACGGCGAGCCAGGAAAGCTTTCGACGACACCTGTTCCCTCGCTCAACGACGATTGAGGCTGTACGAGCAGTACCTGTTCCTGAGAAGACGTCACCGGGTCCGGTTCGCGGGACAATTCCTTGTCATAGAAGGAGGGAAGCGAGGCTAGCCGCTGTTAGTC is a window of Candidatus Zixiibacteriota bacterium DNA encoding:
- a CDS encoding DUF2130 domain-containing protein, with the translated sequence MTEPTVVCPRCKSEIKLTESLAAPLLESVRRDYEQRLVQKDSEMARREKALKEREAALEKTRAALDEQVAARLEQERARIAAEEQKKARLALSQDLESKSREVVELHELLKERDAKLLEAQQAQAEALRRQRELDDQRREMELTIEKRVQEHLSAARDKARREAEEELRLKVMEKEQTIASMQRQIEDLKRKAEQGSQQLQGEVLELELEEMLAAKFPRDLVQPVPKGEFGGDVLQRVVGPAGQPCGTILWESKRTKNWSDSWLPKLREDQRAAKAEIAVIVSQALPKDVEMFGFVDQVWVAHPKVALPVALTLRQTLIEIACARQASEGQQTKMEMVYRYLTGPRFRQRIQAIVEAFSSMREDLDREKKAITRQWSKREEQIDRVMQATVGMYGDLQGIAGKTLQEIEGLEFQGLLDFGKDE
- a CDS encoding Hsp20/alpha crystallin family protein, which codes for MRALVPRGLFDELTSWHRDIDELFDRFFSSFGSDFLSPSRTWCPATDACVKDGRYIIRMDLPGVDPKDLDLSVVEGTLTVKGERKLAQEMEGAVYDYREIGYGRFERSLPLPKGVDAEKITARYEHGVLEISMPAAELAGRKIPIEVGASEVKQLKAA
- a CDS encoding ATP-binding protein, with amino-acid sequence MVEAGPDPADSAGLRNAEPPRELTPEQLRFRVKLDESFSTTEDVVSLEDFAGQNRALAALELGLGLSGRGYNVFVSGLTGVENLRALQEWIAERSAQRETPGDWVYVHNFKHADAPRAIYLRAGQGSALKRKMHELVRTLREELPKAFRQEAFDKEKAQLREKYNRRAQEINAAFERLAREKGFVVQAGPGGQIFFIPIIGGKPMESPEEFARLSPAEQEEIGRRQQELAAEMERFGRRQQEVIRELEADIRLVERRFCENLLEPLLREIEAAMANEEVATYLKEVKSHILDHLDDFKEAERPVPFMPFAAPPRERDPFLEYEVNVVVDNAETRGAPVLVETSPTYLNLFGTIERVVDRFGRLVTNFTRIRSGSLLRAHGGYLIFSLDDAITEPAVWKVLKRTLKSGRIEIETYEPFALFSTSGLKPEPVSIDTKVIAVGSSFLYYLLYTYDEEFRETFKLRADFRGTMELEETHLQTYPRWVAKICREEKLPHFDRGAVERMIEFGARRAEDREKISAVYAEIADVVREAAFWARQEGARLVAARHVQRALENRVFRSNRIEEEIRELIAKGTILIDIDGKKVGQVNGLSVLELGGYAFGRPSRVTASVAMGQSGLINIERESRLSGSIHDKGVLILAGYLRNRYGQDKPLTISASICFEQSYAGVEGDSASSTELYALLSRLANIPLRQDIAVTGSVNQWGQVQAIGGVNEKIEGFFDVCRVMGLTGRQGVMIPEANCRNLLLRADVIEAVEQGRFHIYPVRTIDEGIELLSGVRAGMPDEEGTFNGEVNRRLRELASGLKAFVGEAQAKSPDSGLDNQKPG
- a CDS encoding Hsp20/alpha crystallin family protein is translated as MADERKWLSVPADFQRLSDAVDRLFDEIIHRPWGFSRPVPVWSPSIDLSETPDAYVLEVDLPGVKKEDVKVELEGRDLILRGERSSERTQSGYKFHFQERYSGAFMRRMTLPDSVDKDAIEAEFKEGVLRVTLPKVKKSGGGRNHG